Proteins from one Diorhabda carinulata isolate Delta chromosome 10, icDioCari1.1, whole genome shotgun sequence genomic window:
- the LOC130898599 gene encoding 5'-deoxynucleotidase HDDC2 codes for MEYISPENVLKFLDLVHRLKHSSRRGWELCQVNNHEQIASHMYAMGIMTFLLGNDSQLDRFKCLQLALVHDLAECIVGDITPHDNISEEKKHEMEDEAMKELTSYVGSEIGSLIYNLYKEYEAKETPEAKFVKDLDRFDMLFTAAHYESRDQTPKKLQEFFDATEGKFNHPYIKKLVETLEQRRKKEIVSIENSK; via the coding sequence ATGGAATATATTAGCCCGGAAAACGTTTTGAAATTCCTAGATCTAGTTCACAGACTGAAGCATAGTAGTAGAAGAGGTTGGGAGCTTTGTCAAGTGAACAATCACGAACAAATAGCGAGTCACATGTACGCAATGGGAATTATGACTTTTTTACTAGGAAACGATTCCCAATTAGATAGATTCAAATGTTTACAACTGGCTCTGGTACACGATTTAGCCGAATGTATCGTCGGAGATATCACACCTCACGATAATATCTCGGAAGAAAAGAAACACGAAATGGAAGATGAGGCAATGAAAGAATTGACGAGTTACGTGGGAAGTGAAATAGGATCGTTAATTTATAATCTTTATAAGGAATACGAAGCTAAAGAAACACCGGAGGCTAAATTTGTTAAGGATTTGGATAGATTCGATATGCTTTTCACGGCGGCTCATTACGAAAGTAGAGATCAAACCCCGAAGaaattacaagaattttttgacgCAACCGAAGGTAAATTCAACCATCCctacattaaaaaattggtgGAAACATTGGAACAAAGAAGAAAGAAGGAAATcgtttctattgaaaattcaaagtGA
- the LOC130898598 gene encoding mRNA export factor Gle1 yields MTIRLVLYVNMEDALSFEFQLKLSIINKLEKINSTLESPNDASSKKKEDVCSSTSINTSYSEETDQKLESSEVQFDNLLQALELQRKKTVINNIQARIKKFEDFTIQQELNSKNEWIKKQQEFIEDIQKKENDIIRALEEYDKKSSNSQAQLNVYYKDLELRRQNRENEIQKKQQERQIIYKCMDKIKKLQVDFRNIYEEILLILKTCLNQDDLKNSATNYFKSLKSLSIDFDDIVNKCKNGKITEEIVKKADDIVTQLRNIKIKINDIVNEINKNEQKAVSTEQIASHTNVEKYVSLENFDMYTKYMEFYDNYTSNFKDMESDPDQKPFILDCKKAVNIPVNSLSGANPEHISDKYNKLYSLLKGENVIITDKRINASSHQHGVAFCVNLLAKRFILQSDLIISSNAESAFCYATVIVSLWNEFPTFGELLLAHFYKACPYLVPFNVPREVGESDEEYYMKRGYQYKNGQIEKQDKFLKRMTGLMRLYAAIMVVKPKKGHVNVYNIKNGWRWLASTLKLEPEVDISATLVHTFLETAGFELDLHYGMAFHKLLRIIVEKFLPSCREKCTGGSVTRLELLMMEYSQKKKFEIPDGYLGYTYW; encoded by the exons ATGACCATACGTTTAGTTTTATATGTAAACATGGAAGATGCACTTTCATTCGAATTCCAGTTGAAATTatctattataaataaattagaaaaaattaatagtacGTTAGAATCACCAAATGATGCTTCATCGAAGAAAAAAGAAGACGTGTGTAGTAGTACATCGATTAATACTAGTTATAGTGAAGAGACTGATCAGAAACTAGAATCTTCCGAAGTTCAGtttgataatttattacaaGCATTAGAACTTCAACGAAAAAAAACCGTAATCAACAACATTCAAgcgagaataaaaaaatttgaagattttacgATACAACAAGaattaaatagtaaaaatgAGTGGATCAAGAAGCAGCAAGAATTTATAGAAGATATACAGAAGAAAGAAAACGATATTATAAGAGCTCTCgaagaatacgataaaaaatctTCGAATTCACAAGCTCAGCTTAATGTGTATTATAAAGATTTGGAATTACGTAGACAAAATCgtgaaaatgaaatacaaaagaaacaacAGGAGagacaaattatttataaatgtatggATAAAATTAAg aagtTACAAGtagattttagaaatatttacgAAGAAATCTTGTTGATATTAAAAACATGTTTAAATCAAGATGATCTTAAAAATTCAGCaaccaattatttcaaatctcTTAAATCTCTTTCGATCGATTTCGATGATATAGTAAACAAATGTAAAAACGGTAAAATAACTgaagaaatagtaaaaaaagcCGACGATATCGTTACGCAAttacgaaatataaaaattaaaattaacgaTATCGTTAACgagattaataaaaatgaacaaaaagcCGTGTCGACAGAACAAATTGCGTCACATACAAACGTCGAAAAATACGTCAGTTTAGAAAATTTCGACATGTACACCAAATATATGGAATTCTACGATAACTACACATCGAATTTTAAAGATATGGAAAGTGATCCCGATCAGAAACCTTTCATTCTTGATTGCAAGAAAGCCGTTAACATTCCAGTGAATTCCCTTTCTGGGGCCAATCCTGAACACATTTCTgataaatacaacaaattgtatTCGCTTTTAAAGGGCGAAAACGTCATTATAACTGATAAAAGAATAAACGCTTCCTCGCATCAGCACGGCGTGGCCTTCTGCGTGAATTTATTAGCGAAACGGTTCATTTTACAGAGTGATTTGATCATTTCTAGTAACGCGGAATCGGCGTTTTGTTACGCCACAGTGATCGTTTCCTTATGGAACGAATTTCCCACGTTCGGGGAATTGTTGTTGGCACATTTTTATAAAGCTTGTCCGTATTTGGTGCCGTTCAACGTGCCTAGAGAAGTGGGCGAATCGGACGAGGAATATTATATGAAAAGGGGGTACCAATATAAGAACGGACAAATCGAAAAGCAGGATAAGTTTCTAAAACGCATGACGG GTTTGATGCGTCTGTACGCAGCTATAATGGTTGTCAAACCGAAAAAAGGTCACGTTAacgtttataatataaaaaatggttGGAGATGGTTGGCGTCGACATTGAAATTAGAACCTGAAGTTGATATATCGGCAACGTTGGTACATACTTTTCTGGAAACCGCCGGATTTGAATTAGACTTACACTACGGAATGGCATTTCATAAATTACTACGCATAATAGTCGAGAAATTCCTACCAAGTTGCAGGGAAAAATGTACGGGAGGATCAGTAACCAG GTTAGAATTATTGATGATGGAATATTCgcaaaaaaagaaattcgaaATCCCCGACGGTTATTTGGGGTACACTTATTGGTGA
- the LOC130899054 gene encoding uncharacterized protein LOC130899054: MLSRIITSIILPKNQIFRRYAIAKANNITYKSQLRKIYKETIRTYTQHPKTPDLIYIPHIFRWVKTKFQFKYLQRTCDPEFTEGAFIFGTSKAVCRITEIIHEDRPEELDELLTPSARLKLKQDMKTKLTKLQKTIIKLKPEDIKILVPINVNLRHEGPNKICRVGMRVLALKWMKPNNGPMRLVLVAIQTEFSREYKQETVTDWNISAFDVLECVVLSTSTTYG, translated from the coding sequence ATGCTATCACGCATTATAACATCAATAATTTTAccgaaaaatcaaatattcagaAGATACGCCATCGCAAAAGCAAATAACATAACCTACAAATCACAGTTAAGAAAAATCTACAAAGAAACGATAAGAACTTATACGCAACACCCCAAAACCCCCGATCTCATTTACATCCCTCACATATTCAGATGGGTAAagacgaaatttcaatttaaatatttacagagAACCTGCGATCCCGAATTTACCGAAGGGGCTTTCATATTCGGTACATCGAAAGCGGTATGTCGCATCACCGAAATCATACACGAAGACAGACCCGAAGAACTCGACGAGTTACTCACCCCATCGGCCAGATTGAAATTAAAACAAGACATGAAAACGAAATTGaccaaattacaaaaaacaatcaTCAAACTCAAACCggaagatattaaaatattagtgCCGATTAACGTTAATTTGCGACACGAAGGGCCGAATAAAATATGCAGGGTGGGAATGAGGGTTTTGGCGTTGAAATGGATGAAGCCGAATAACGGACCGATGAGACTCGTACTGGTGGCGATCCAAACGGAATTTTCCAGAGAATATAAACAGGAAACGGTAACAGATTGGAATATAAGCGCTTTCGACGTACTGGAATGCGTCGTACTTTCCACGTCGACGACTTACggataa